Proteins from a genomic interval of Vicia villosa cultivar HV-30 ecotype Madison, WI unplaced genomic scaffold, Vvil1.0 ctg.006181F_1_1, whole genome shotgun sequence:
- the LOC131642945 gene encoding protein PELPK1-like: MASINVLSFMIPLLLLITFSSITNVEGARNLQSMHEVSKVELPTLPVPTLPTLPTLPALPPQPQLPAVPNLGVPIPDVPVVPTVPKIPEIPQIPKPELPTVPAGPKP; the protein is encoded by the coding sequence ATGGCTTCCATCAATGTTTTGTCATTCATGATACCACTTCTTCTACTCATAACTTTTTCATCAATCACAAATGTTGAAGGAGCACGTAACCTTCAAAGCATGCATGAAGTTTCCAAAGTTGAGTTGCCAACACTACCAGTACCAACTCTACCAACACTACCTACTCTACCTGCATTGCCACCACAACCTCAATTACCAGCAGTTCCAAACCTAGGTGTTCCAATCCCTGATGTCCCTGTTGTACCAACTGTCCCTAAGATTCCTGAAATTCCTCAGATTCCTAAGCCAGAGTTGCCTACTGTTCCAGCTGGCCCTAAACCATAA